The following is a genomic window from Nitrospirota bacterium.
GCAGGGGATTACCTCGGAGTAATGGCCGAAGGACTCATTGTGAACATGACAGGTGATCCGGTAGCTTATCTTGTTGACTTTAAACTGGTGTGAAAGTAATGAAAACACATTCGCGGCGATTCCGATCAAATCGAATGTCTCTTTCCTCCTGCACGGATTGAAGAAGTTTTTAAAATCGTTCAGAGTATTCGACATAAAATTGATCTGCTTCATTACCTCCTTTACAGTTTTATCTATATAATCGTCGTCAATCTCTTTGTAGTTCCATGCATCCTTGAAGTCCTGGATGATAAGGCCAACGATGTTCAATGGTTGTTTCCACTGATGTGCCACAGCGGCCATCATCTCGCCCATAGCTGCCATCTTCGTCTGTTGAATAAGCATTTGTTCTTTTTGAAGTCTTTTTTTAATTTCATCATCGGCCTTTTTTTCTAAATTACAGGTTAACTCTTCAAGCTGCCTGGTTTTTTTATGTAAATCTTTCTCGATCTTTATTCGCTCCTCCACCTCTGCAATAAGTATATCGCGTGATACAGTTGTTTCTTTAAGTTCCTTTGTCATCAGGTTGATTGCTCTTACAATCTGGCTAATCTCACTGTTACTGCTGGCAGTTAGCTCATAATTAAAATCGCCTCTTCCTAAAACCTTCAAATCCTCGGATATTTCGCTAATCGGGACGGCAATGCCGCGATTTATAAAATAGGATAATATTATTATAAGCAACGTCAGAGAAATTATCAGGACAATTATAAATACATGGATTCTGTTATGAACCGACGATAATCTGTTAAAGTTTATTTCATAAATTTGAGAAGCAATCGAAACCACACTTTGAGATCTGCCTAATATTTGATAAATTCTGTTTTTCTCTGTCTCTAAAGATAAGGCCGTTTCTTTTACGCTTGTTTTCACCATGTTGTCATTAGTATTATTTAATTCCTGAAATAACAAATTAATATAGTTTAGATTGTTTTTTATGTCATCAAGCAGAAATTGTTCTTGTTTATCTTTAGATTGTATTGTTGATAAAAGTTTCGAAAGCGATTTATGTTTTAGCTGCCATTGAATGTAAACACGTTTTTTCATTACTCTCAGATGTTGTAAACTGTCGTAAATCAATATATTCATTTCAAAGACGTCTTTAACTAATTTTTC
Proteins encoded in this region:
- a CDS encoding HAMP domain-containing protein, which codes for MRIKTKLRISIVASVLTLLLISFVLYHEKQQDEEMTAKTNISEKLVKDVFEMNILIYDSLQHLRVMKKRVYIQWQLKHKSLSKLLSTIQSKDKQEQFLLDDIKNNLNYINLLFQELNNTNDNMVKTSVKETALSLETEKNRIYQILGRSQSVVSIASQIYEINFNRLSSVHNRIHVFIIVLIISLTLLIIILSYFINRGIAVPISEISEDLKVLGRGDFNYELTASSNSEISQIVRAINLMTKELKETTVSRDILIAEVEERIKIEKDLHKKTRQLEELTCNLEKKADDEIKKRLQKEQMLIQQTKMAAMGEMMAAVAHQWKQPLNIVGLIIQDFKDAWNYKEIDDDYIDKTVKEVMKQINFMSNTLNDFKNFFNPCRRKETFDLIGIAANVFSLLSHQFKVNKISYRITCHVHNESFGHYSEVIPCDAITITSYKNYLSHVILNIISNSRDAIVDRKQKGLMDAAKEGMILVDVYRDDDTLRMEISDSGGGIPDEIIDKIFDPYFTTKEGEKGTGIGLYMSKMIVEDAIGGKLDVRNIDSGAVFTIELKT